The following coding sequences lie in one Trichoderma breve strain T069 chromosome 1, whole genome shotgun sequence genomic window:
- a CDS encoding ubiquitin carboxyl-terminal hydrolase domain-containing protein, whose translation MMASISVVVKHQGKKYEVDVDPESTGLDFKLQLFSLTNVEPERQKILIKGGQLKDEADMSKMNLKAGQNIMMMGTPGGGAGDLVRPAEKIKFVEDMTEAEQAQQAGATPAGLINLGNTCYLNSTLQTLRSIPELQTALTTYSPAGMAQADLAAQLSNLYKSMGNTQDSIQPLSFLSALRIVFPQFAEKSKSGPGYAQQDAEEAWSQIVQQLGQKVTIKTTPDTPSISFVEKYMAGEFSSVLEDAFYKLDCHIDAQTNHLRDGILAALSEKLEKRSEVLGRDATYTKKSKISRAPKYLTVHFVRFFWKKETKKKAKIMRKVTFPQELDIVEFCSDELKEALIPVRDKVREVRKDEEDIERARKRRKKTHDKDMSDVPGGAGLPSERELKQQKEKEASKTGQSQQANDADTVMGETFKTDAEVEAESEAALLSAKKELNALINPALRDDDGANQSGLYELRGVVTHQGASADSGHYTAYVKKTGTVDPKTGKKEKEDGNWWWFNDDKVSEVTVDKVEALAGGGESHSALILLYKAIPLPSAEGVEE comes from the exons ATGATGGCTTCCATATCTG TTGTCGTGAAGCATCAGGGCAAGAAATATGAAGTAGATGTCGATCCCGAATCGACAGGCCTGGActtcaagctccagctcttcagccttACCAACGTCGAACCCGAACGCCAAAAGATCCTCATCAAGGGTGGCCAgctcaaagatgaagctgataTGAGCAAAATGAATCTCAAAGCTGGCCAAAACATCATGATGATGGGCACGCCTGGAGGTGGCGCTGGAGACCTGGTTCGCCCAGCAGAGAAGATCAAGTTTGTCGAGGACATGACCGAGGCCGAGCAAGCCCAGCAAGCTGGTGCCACTCCTGCGGGCCTCATCAATCTCGGAAACACATGTTATCTGAACTCGACTCTACAGACGCTGCGTTCCATCCCCGAACTTCAGACGGCCCTGACAACATATAGCCCAGCGGGCATGGCGCAGGCGGACTTGGCTGCCCAGCTCTCCAATCTATACAAGAGCATGGGCAACACGCAAGACTCTATCCAGCCGTTGAGCTTCCTCTCAGCATTGAGGATTGTGTTCCCCCAGTTTGCCGAAAAGTCCAAGAGCGGCCCTGGATATGCCCAgcaagatgctgaagaggccTGGTCTCAGATCGTTCAGCAACTAGGTCAAAAAGTCACAATCAAGACGACCCCCGATACACCCAGCATTTCTTTCGTCGAAAAGTACATGGCGGGAGAATTCTCCTCAGTCCTTGA AGATGCCTTTTACAAGCTCGACTGCCACATTGACGCTCAGACAAACCACTTGAGAGATGgcatcttggccgccttgagtgagaagctggagaagagatcAGAGGTACTCGGCCGAGACGCCACTTACaccaaaaagtccaagatCTCCCGAGCTCCCAAGTACCTCACAGTCCACTTTGTACGCTTCTTctggaaaaaggaaacaaagaagaaggccaagatcatGCGCAAGGTCACATTCCCTCAAGAACTAGACATTGTCGAGTTCTGCTCagacgagctcaaggaggcccTGATACCCGTCCGAGACAAAGTCCGTGAAGTTcggaaagatgaagaggacatTGAACGTGCCCGTAAGCGCCGGAAGAAGACCCACGACAAGGACATGAGTGACGTCCCTGGCGGCGCGGGCCTGCCTTCGGAGAGGgagctgaagcagcagaaggagaaggaggcaaGCAAAACAGGCCAATCGCAGCAGGCGAATGATGCCGACACTGTCATGGGTGAAACTTTCAAGACGGATGCCGAAGTTGAGGCAGAGAGCGAAGCTGCTCTTCTTTCcgccaagaaggagctcAATGCCCTGATAAATCCCGCTCTAcgtgatgatgacggtgcCAACCAGTCAGGTCTCTACGAGCTCCGTGGCGTCGTCACCCATCAGGGTGCCAGTGCCGACAGCGGCCACTACACGGCATACGTCAAGAAGACGGGAACTGTGGACCCCAAGACgggcaagaaggaaaaggaagatggcAACTGGTGGTGGTTCAATGACGACAAGGTATCCGAGGTGACGGTCGACAAGGTTGAAGCCTtggctggcggcggcgaatCCCACTCAGCCTTGATCCTTCTCTACAAGGCAATCCCTCTGCCTAGTGCCGAAGGTGTTGAGGAGTAA
- a CDS encoding histidine phosphatase superfamily (branch 1) domain-containing protein, producing MLLGKKNPACSSGYSPGLAELSTLAKFDRFSSVASVAVLQPRHFLSLRQHRDPARPPKQLDLYIGLMAAPRVFIVRHGETEWSLNGRHTGSTDIPLTANGQKRVIATGRALVGDDRLIVPHQLCHIYVSPRKRAQRTFELLNLGIPGPLPWQPHVEITEDIREWDYGDYEGITSPEIRRMRAEQGLEGTWDIWKDGCPGGESPQDVTDRLDRLIADIRKRFHEPILNPPEGKKPHKVSGDILIVAHGHILRAFAMRWAGKTLQDGPAFLLEAGGVGTLSYEHHNIDEPAILLGGAFVVDLEEKGQ from the exons ATGCTCCTAGGGAAAAAGAACCCTGCCTGCTCGTCCGGCTACTCACCGGGTTTG GCTGAACTGAGCACTCTCGCCAAGTTTGATCGCTTCTCCAGCGTTGCCAGCGTTGCCGTTCTACAGCCCCgtcattttctttctctccgtCAACACCGAGATCCCGCCCGTCCCCCGAAACAGCTCGACCTCTACATCGGCCTCATGGCTGCACCCcgcgtcttcatcgtccgCCACGGCGAGACCGAGTGGTCACTCAACGGCCGACACACGGGCAGCACCGACATCCCTCTGACGGCCAATGGCCAGAAGAGAGTCATTGCTACAGGCAGGGCTCTCGTGGGCGACGACCGTTTGATTGTTCCCCACCAGCTGTGTCATAT TTACGTTTCCCCACGAAAACGAGCACAACGCACCTTTGAACTGCTCAATCTTGGCATACCCGGCCCACTACCATGGCAACCGCATG TCGAGATTACCGAAGACATTCGGGAGTGGGACTATGGGGACTACGAGGGTATCACAAGCCCAGAGATCCGCAGAATGAGAGCCGAGCAAGGTCTTGAAGGAACTTGGGACATTTGGAAAGATGGCTGTCCAGGAGGAGA GAGCCCGCAAGATGTCACCGACCGTCTCGACCGTCTTATCGCCGACATTCGCAAAAGATTTCATGAGCCTATACTAAATCCGCCCGAGGGTAAAAAGCCACACAAGGTGTCGGGTGATATCCTGATTGTTGCGCATGGACACATTCTGAGAGCCTTTGCTATGCGATGGGCCGGTAAGACTCTTCAGGATGGTCCGGCATTCTTACTCGAGGCCGGTGGAGTGGGAACTTTGAG TTACGAACATCACAATATTGATGAACCCGCGATTCTCCTTGGTGGAGCCTTTGTTGTTGATCTCGAAGAGAAGGGGCAGTAA
- a CDS encoding fungal zn(2)-Cys(6) binuclear cluster domain-containing protein, which yields MAEDRHRQEYPQQHRPEDIKHQPPPQFYHHLPSRDAPHSDTDRSPHSRTTMATSVTLPSIHDPRPSGYGPPPPAGRGYVSDPRYESPNAVNGYPPPPGSQQQPTSYLPPLQPQADMRSAYPPPEPPRGAYYDDRRPPPHPAYHDQYASEYYYRGLPQGHHNGYPHDYPRPPPAYGQDYGQPGMERPREAPRQRTSIACRYCRKRKIRCSGHQNAPGGKCQNCARMNQECIFQPVSSSSSTAFIPVSAVPGGVPPGTQLFGAYGQPLAPSAVPHPHSHPPHHPPHPSHPYPPTAQSPTDSYSSYGDLRGDDQLTGRRRRRSSPDPEDAYRLPPPSPGSLSYSRYAGPARHSPRNPALPHPASVGNADGRSPVTQQNGSSGSSTPARSGPSAGQSQQSTSIMSLSNLVEKNDIDKTMIDRLNRPRDTGSGQSQRESSR from the exons ATGGCAGAGGATCGACATCGCCAGGAGTATCCTCAGCAGCACCGGCCAGAGGATATCAAGCACCAACCACCCCCTCAATTCTACCACCACCTCCCTTCTCGAGACGCACCTCACTCGGATACCGACAGAAGTCCTCACTCTCGAACCACCATGGCAACCTCCGTCACCTTGCCGTCCATCCACGACCCTCGGCCCAGCGGCTACGGCCCCCCGCCGCCAGCTGGCCGAGGCTACGTGAGCGATCCTCGCTATGAGTCTCCGAATGCCGTCAATGGATATCCTCCGCCCCCTGGAAGTCAACAGCAGCCAACCTCATACCTCCCTCCTCTGCAACCGCAGGCAGATATGCGGTCTGCCTATCCTCCGCCCGAGCCGCCACGAGGCGCCTACTACGATGACCGCCGCCCCCCTCCGCACCCGGCCTACCACGACCAGTATGCCTCTGAATACTACTACCGAGGGCTCCCGCAGGGCCACCATAATGGCTACCCTCACGATTACCCGCGTCCCCCTCCTGCCTATGGACAGGACTATGGCCAGCCCGGAATGGAGCGCCCACGGGAAGCTCCTAGACAGCGCACTTCCATTGCATGCAGATACTGTCGAAAGCGAAAG ATTCGCTGCAGTGGTCATCAGAACGCCCCCGGTGGAAAGTGCCAAAACTGTGCTCGGATGAACCAGGAGTGCATCTTTCAGCCTGTCTCGTCTTCTAGCTCAACAGCGTTCATTCCCGTCTCGGCCGTCCCAGGAGGTGTGCCACCGGGAACGCAGCTATTCGGAGCATACGGCCAGCCTCTGGCTCCCAGCGCTGTCCCTCACCCTCACTCTCACCCGCCCCATCACCCGCCTCACCCGTCTCATCCTTATCCTCCGACG GCCCAGTCTCCCACAGATTCATATTCGTCTTATGGAGATTTGAGAGGGGATGACCAATTGACTGGAAGAAGACGTCGAAGGTCGTCGCCAGATCCGGAAGATGCGTACAGGCTACCACCTCC CAGCCCCGGAAGCTTGAGCTATTCGCGTTACGCAGGCCCAGCGAGACACAGCCCCCGAAACCCAGCGCTACCCCATCCCGCTAGTGTTGGCAATGCCGATGGCCGTTCGCCTGTCACGCAGCAGAACGGATCGAGCGGCTCCTCGACACCCGCACGCTCGGGCCCTTCAGCCGGCCAGTCGCAGCAATCGACCTCCATCATGAGCCTCAGCAATCTCGTGGAGAAGAACGACATTGACAAAACGATGATTGATCGCCTCAACCGTCCTCGAGATACTGGCTctggccagagccagagagaGTCCTCTCGCTAA